A single window of Rubripirellula lacrimiformis DNA harbors:
- a CDS encoding N-6 DNA methylase, whose translation MAKEQFFNAASKPIVDLVDRAGDLAGFGRGQAFEDFLTLLRCELAGKTMEDEYLATVAKGYDKGKVGSRGIDTMVQAGGRLIAEMVNTDADILGDIFTGAITYGERGQFFTPDSVCDLMAALMSPGNTEEGADVSAGAPPRTINDPACGSGRFLLSMAKDNPNAEFTGQDVDHRCTQMAAVNMGLHGLRGWAVWQNTLTLECHRVYRIGLFFNGASRGVIREVPVAQSPFNHASVPIAAKPTQATPEAPVADHSNGQAGDITSSGDASQMSGPSSQLDLF comes from the coding sequence ATGGCGAAGGAACAGTTTTTCAATGCAGCTAGCAAACCCATCGTCGATTTAGTCGACAGGGCTGGTGATTTGGCCGGCTTCGGCCGCGGCCAGGCGTTTGAGGACTTTCTGACGCTGCTTCGCTGCGAACTGGCTGGCAAAACCATGGAGGACGAATATCTGGCTACCGTCGCCAAAGGCTACGACAAAGGCAAGGTCGGTAGTCGGGGGATCGACACGATGGTTCAAGCGGGCGGACGTCTGATCGCCGAGATGGTAAACACCGACGCAGACATACTTGGCGACATCTTTACTGGCGCGATCACCTACGGCGAACGTGGCCAGTTCTTCACGCCGGACTCCGTTTGTGACTTAATGGCTGCCTTAATGTCACCCGGCAACACGGAGGAGGGGGCTGACGTTAGTGCAGGAGCGCCGCCCCGCACAATCAATGATCCCGCCTGTGGATCAGGACGGTTCCTGCTTTCGATGGCAAAGGACAATCCGAACGCCGAGTTCACTGGGCAAGATGTCGATCACCGCTGCACGCAGATGGCAGCCGTCAACATGGGACTGCACGGACTAAGGGGCTGGGCTGTTTGGCAGAACACGCTGACCCTCGAATGCCACCGCGTCTACCGCATTGGCCTGTTCTTTAACGGAGCGAGTCGTGGCGTGATCCGCGAAGTTCCGGTCGCACAATCACCTTTCAACCATGCCTCAGTGCCGATAGCAGCCAAGCCGACGCAAGCCACTCCCGAGGCGCCGGTGGCGGATCACAGCAACGGCCAAGCAGGAGATATCACCTCGTCAGGGGACGCATCCCAGATGTCCGGTCCATCATCGCAGCTTGATTTGTTCTAG
- a CDS encoding DUF6876 family protein, whose translation MPKLTQTDLRQFQGDLERFRHSLNPNVIYTPGIQYLAEIGQAYWLIDAIASWIGSAEFNAAKAKDYRICDMHFWTLEVDEGNTAKLAARADSPCEPFIIQEIEFTDFPLPRVEVWAAYDGQHWTLYLPSEH comes from the coding sequence ATGCCGAAACTTACCCAAACCGACCTACGACAATTCCAAGGAGATCTTGAACGATTCCGCCATTCGCTCAATCCCAACGTGATCTACACACCAGGGATTCAGTACTTGGCCGAAATTGGGCAGGCCTACTGGCTGATTGATGCGATCGCATCATGGATCGGAAGTGCCGAATTCAACGCAGCCAAAGCGAAAGACTACCGCATCTGCGACATGCACTTTTGGACGCTCGAAGTTGACGAAGGAAACACCGCAAAACTTGCAGCAAGGGCGGATAGCCCCTGCGAACCCTTCATCATTCAGGAAATCGAGTTCACCGACTTCCCATTGCCCCGAGTCGAAGTCTGGGCAGCCTACGACGGTCAGCACTGGACGCTCTATCTACCGAGTGAGCACTGA